The Miscanthus floridulus cultivar M001 chromosome 7, ASM1932011v1, whole genome shotgun sequence genome includes a region encoding these proteins:
- the LOC136466289 gene encoding uncharacterized protein, whose protein sequence is MVGKGFPKLNMIARASPKLHRFLGTTSGIKKKASPKCSKAKKTGGSLRVVKQRADWNPALEKSLVDIFHEYKDSGYRGDNGWTPEGWNKMVKEFHLRNKYANYTKSQIQDKEGQLKKDYRMLKEARRQSGATWNEDRHMVEGSPSMWDNLEITFPKIRKFRNSKARFPLFDALGELYDGHLAEGTYNLTSLEPPQEEALLRQIHDVDDLDNIEVHEVLDEDDSITEIQEEASEVVAVERNGQRGSLS, encoded by the exons ATGGTTGGAAAAGGCTTCCCGAAGCTCAATATGATTGCAAGGGCATCACCAAAGTTGCACCGGTTCTTGGGTACAACAAGTGGTATTAAAAAGAAGGCTTCTCCTAAATGCAGTAAGGCAAAGAAGACTGGAGGTTCTCTAAGAG TAGTAAAGCAAAGAGCGGACTGGAATCCGGCCCTTGAGAAGTCCCTGGTAGACATTTTCCATGAGTATAAAGATAGTGGCTACAGAGGTGACAACGGATGGACCCCTGAAGGGTGGAATAAAATGGTGAAGGAGTTCCATCTGAGGAACAAGTATGCCAACTACACAAAGAGTCAGATTCAAGACAAAGAAGGACAGCTAAAGAAAGACTATAGAATGCTCAAAGAGGCAAGGAGGCAGAGTGGGGCCACCTGGAATGAAGATAGGCATATGGTTGAAGGATCACCATCTATGTGGGACAACCTTGAAATT ACATTCCCTAAAATTAGGAAGTTCCGCAACAGTAAGGCAAGATTTCCACTATTTGATGCTTTGGGAGAGCTTTATGATG GTCATTTGGCTGAAGGTACTTACAATCTGACTTCTCTTGAGCCACCACAAGAGGAAGCACTACTTCGACAAATTCATGATGTAGATGACTTGGACAACATTGAGGTTCATGAGGTACTAGATGAAGATGATTCAATCACTGAGATACAAGAGGAAGCAAGTGAGGTTGTAGCTGTTGAAAGAAATGGACAGCGAGGTTCTCTGTcatga